gataatatacctgaATTACTAATAAATCAAAACTCAACAAATTTATTCACTTTTCTATTCTGAACttgtaaatatctttttttttctgaacaaTCAATAAACTAGgcctataataataattattttttactctTCTGACCTTTGACATGGCAGTCATTTGAAGGGAGCACCAGCCTTTTGAGGGGAGGCGGGACTTATGTGTCGCTTACCACGAAGACATCCAATCAGAGGCCGGAGTTCCACATAGCAACACCAATCAATGGAGAGGGACTGCCTGGTTGCGAAggtagtggtagtggtgttGTGCTGGAAGAAGCAAGTGTTTGCTCTGTGCTGCTGTAACAACATTCAGCCTAAATATTAAGCAAGTTTGGCGCCTACTTTACAGGCGTTTTATTATCTTAAggtatatttagtttattttgcatGTCGTTGTTAGAATATCAACTCGGGAGGTGAGCGTAACCTTGTCTAAAAAGCATTATATTTGAAGAACATAATTTGGAGCACGAAAAATTACGATGCCATCCCCGATGGAGGGATCTTCCAGAGAAGGTGACCTGTTTACTGTGAAACACGAGCTGAAAAATGGTAAGTTTGCACCTAAACTCTTGAGACagtcctgtttttatttgtaaatgtatCTCCTTTTTTTGGGGAGACACGTGttaggagagagggggagagatgtTAGCTGGTTAGCTTGGACGGAGCTGTCAGTGTCAATGGGCGTTTTGAGGTGAGCGCATTAATGTTACTCCCAGTCCAAAAATGGCAGAGGAAGGCTAACGATAACGCTTAGCTGACTATCCCTCATGCTTTACTTGAAACCTTACTGCTATCTCACGCATACTCATGTTACATAACCATTTCACTCAGGTTAGCGAAAGGCTTTCTTAATAACCGTGGTCAAACCTGGAGGTAATAACATTAGCCTAAGCTAGCGTTGTTTTGGTGTAACTAGGTTAAATTAGACCCTGTAGGTAAAGAGTTTTTTCCAGCAAGTTCACGCCACTTGTCAACGCTTTCACTTAACGTGGATTACTTAAATGAGCTGGATTTCCTGTTATTTGCGTGGATTTACTAGCAGCCACACAGCTAACTTCTGCTAAGCCAAGGAAGAGCAGACAGAGCTGCAGTGCTGTCAAGTCACTAAAGCTAAAACCCTAGCCTGCACCTCTACAGTGCACTCAGATCTTGTTataatggacaaaaaaaagatgcatttcaaGCACAACATTATTCAACACCTGCATCTCTTCTTCAACTAACCTGTGACAGATGTGTTGAATCCTGATGGCTTTTGTTGCTGTTTGACTAATTTAACTTGAATAATAGTGCAAAACTAGTGTTGACATGCACCAGCAGCGTCTTAACCCTTAAAATAGGCAATATGCAACAGGAGATACACTCTTTAACACCCTGAAAGGAGCATGATAGGTTAATGTGGTTGTCCAATTTTATGTGCCTTGAATTGGTAGagttgaagcttgtggtaggcctatactttgatagaaataataaaactaaaactggtatgtgtgatattaatgtccAGCGAAAGCAAGAATTTATCACTTCTCTTCGCAGATAAAGCATGTAATTGTTTACCACTATGAccatttttatacctttttaatAGGCACAACGTATCTTGAAGGAGATACAACTAAtacaaatccaaaatatacaaacgatctttaaaataaatatttatggtGATGTTTTAGTTGCTTACTTGCTTGCTTacttccactcctgcctgttttaagggttaaaacatgaCTCCTACGAGAATCAACAGGAGTTAAAGTTACAGTTAATGTCACCATAcccaaatatttattataattgagACTTGATGGATGAGGGTTTTTGATTTGAATAGAGTGGTAATGCTTGTTTGATTCAATGCAGAATGACAGCAGCTGAATGAAGCTGCAACTGGTTTTATTATAATGACACAGTGCTGTTCAGGCTGCAACATGACTATGCTGCACCCCCCTTTTTCTTCCCTGCCTTAAATATGCAGTCTGTCTAGTTGTCACTGGCGCTTGGATTTTTTATGTATTGAATTTCTAGCAGCTTTTTAACAGCTGAGTTAACTTAACCCTGCTTTGGACACCTGCTGTAAGCACTTGACCCCGTGCTgagaataaagggaggaaaaaggataAAGGAAATGACGTGTCTACTACTAAGCCTGGTTCATCTTACCAAGACATTTAGCCCCAAAATAAGTAATCACTGTgcaattggaaaaaaaaatttaaaatgtgttactgGGGCCATAATTTCCCCACACTGAGTGATCTCAGTCACAGCTGTCGATGctttacatgatttaaaaaaacaaaaacctaaccctaacctattAAAACCTTGTTTTAATGGACAacaggtttttgtttgtttaaattcactttttcattttgatCTCTCAGGTAACCAACCAACATGAACAATTCTAGgaaagcattttattttgaggaaCTTTGGCATTTCCCTCCTGAAGACTGAAGAGCTTCCTCTTGTGGGGCAGTAAGGCACCATCTGATTGGACGCTTCTCTCGGTCTATTAATAAAACGCCAAAATCAAACTTGGCCTTGGCAGGGTGAAGCTTGACAAGGGGCGTTATGCAATCCGAACCTCTGACCTCAATCtgaaggacaggacaggacagcaCTGTTGTTTTGAAATGATACAGCAAGCAAGCAGCACGCTCATATATTGCCTAATAGTAGTTGCAGTGTTTCTTCTCATGTgtaacgagagagagagagagagaggggcagtGGAAAAGATGAAATCAGCCGCTTGTAATTGCTCAGTAgcccattttttttatttatctcagCGTGTGAGACAGAAGGAATGTGTTCACTACAATGGACACGCACGTCTGAGAGCGTGCTGTATGCTCAGTCAGCTGCGCAGGGGGAGATTGTGATTTAGAAAGACACGAGGAGTCACTGACAGTGTGCTAAACTCGCTGAAGATCTTTGATGGGAGATAGTTACCCTTTTTGCTTTGTTAATGTGGCAAGTCAGCTTTCAATTGCAATGGAGGATCATCTCACGCCGTTGCATATTTGATTCAGATTGCGTCTTTGTTTGCGTGAAGGCAGTTTAACTGGTGAtgtgtgctctctctctgctgtgtgttttaaaattaaacactCCCCCCTCTTGCAAGATGTCAGGTCATACTGTGCTGTACATTCACTTTCACCACCGAAACTAGCCCAAACTTTCCTAACTGGTCTACCTGCAGACCTCCAGTTCAGAGCTATCACTTCTCAACCTTTTTTAGCTTTGCAGAGTTTAACTTAATTGCAACTTATTGTctttaaaacaacacagtggagagtttctttctttcttctatgTTATAATGCAGGctgcatttacatttgattttattattgatttaattgattatttattatcattattattgttgtttttattttatcactgtCACTTTATTATACTGCTGGGACCTGAGTGCAAATTTAGTTCTGTTCATGTGAAAGCATGTTTTTGAATGACAATAAACGAACCTTGAACTTGAACAACAAAATGTAAAGTACAGAGGACTCTAACGTgatgcctttttctttttggtggcCTGCAAGCGCCATAGTTTTAGGCAACAACCAAAACACACCGtcattttttaatctatttacaATTTGTCCATGTCAGCAGTATTGATCAGACACAGAGAATGAGTGTCTGTACTGGTTTTAAGGTCAGCTTTTTTAATCACAGCGTCTTCTCATCGCACTGTTATTTTCTGATATCTTTCAGGCTATAATGAAGGGAAGTGTTAAAATAGTAAGATTTAAAGACTTTGATTATTGTTTTCTACAACAATCCTTGGGGAAATAGTTTGCAGAGTAACAAGGTGAGGCAAATAGGTTTagagaaaagcaaagaaagtgTAAGTGGGGAATGTaggacacatttttgtttgaaaaattccctgaatgattaattgattaactaATTAAGAGACCTCTCACATTTCAGCTTGAGTCTGCATCCTCGCCTCGTAACCCTCTCTGATCTTTTAACTAGTGTCTCAGTATTTTActagttaatgttttttttaggtcaTGTTTATCCTCTAATGAGTTGCTCAACGTGGCACCAGTCATAGTAGGCAGGAGATTTATAACGCAACTGCAAACAAGCGCGTGCAGCTGTCAgtgtaataaacataaacatacattttcctGTGCTCCAGATAAGCTTCCAGTGGTCAATCAGTGAAAAAGATACCCAATGTGGAGCATGATTTTGTTCTCTCTGCTCTAGCTGCTCATTaatattgtgtcattttgtgCACTTTTGGCAAAAAACACATGATGTTTGTAATtcctgtgtatttattttagaaaaaagGAAGTTAGAGCACCTTTAGCTTCTGTACTGTGACGTATTTCAATGTGAAACAGAACATTTGAGGAGGGTATGGTTAGAAGAGGGACTTAAATCACATTCCTCACATTTGATTGGACAGCTAATAAATGGTTGTGGCTTCAAGTTTAGTGTGATACAGAGCTGCAGGTGAAAATGGAGTTACAGAGGACTTGTTGGCTCCACATAGATCTCCTCACCTGTTATAGATCAGTAAGAGTGAGTTAGACCTCGGCTGCATTGTTCTcgaaatgaaaactgtttttgcctgaaacacacatctcttcctttctctctacATATATCTGTTAGCTACTAAACCCACAAACGATAAAGTGTGGTTTTATATGACTGGTGTGATGAACTTCTTAACGTTCCTGTGTGCAAGATGAGTcataaaacagtttaaacaggaagtgaaaagaCAGGGTTTTTGATGTAAAAAATACAAGAGATGAATGAACAATTAACGCAGCGACACAGGATTAAAAatgggaaaatgtgtttttcattttaggtTAGGGCTGGGtcaaatatcatgatatcaTTGACCAAATAACTTGATGTCAATATTGCAACATTATTGTTGTGATGACTGTAGATGCTTccactaaatatttacacaatgaagTTTTTGAGAAATagtcatcagtaatgtggatataatgactaagtggggAAAGACAAGTAATAGAGCAGCTAGAGCAGTTGGGTAAACTCTGAAAATTAAATCACTTTACTGTAACGCCAccttttaaaaccaggaaaagacagtACTTATGCCATATCACGATCTTTCGATATCTAAAATCTAAGACAATATCTAGTCTCATCATGATACCGATACAATACTGATATATTACCCTGTTCTAATTCAAACTACTGTACATTTGTCGTGTTATATaactgagttttttttaaacattttatttctgttctgATTTCAGCCAACCTGACGGGCCACGTAGAGAGGGTGGGAATTGAAAATTTTGAGCTATTAAAGGTGCTGGGCACAGGAGGTGAGTAAAATTGTTAAACTAGTCTCTATTAAACACAACATGACATTCAGGTGATGCAACTGTGGCATATGATATCTATGTTTTTGAAATGATAAGCATGTCATGCTCTGTTTAAGGCTTTGCTCTGAACCCCGTCTTCTCTCTGTcgttgtttattttattcaccaGCATACGGCAAGGTGTTCCTGGTGAGGAAAGTGAGCGGCCATGATGCGGGGAAGCTGTACGCCATGAAGGTTTTGAAGAAGGCCACCATTGTACAAAAGGCAAAGACTGCTGAACACACGCGGACGGAGCGCCAAGTCCTGGAGCACATCCGCCAGTCTCCATTTCTCGTCACACTTCACTATGCCTTTCAGACGGACACCAAGCTGCACCTCATTCTCGGTGGGTGTATTTTATATGGTGCCAGCTTCTGTGTTATGTTTATATaaccaaaagaaaaagttaataATTACCCTTTAACCCAGTGAATGAAACGTATTGTCATCTGCTGAATGAATCCATATAAACAGAAGTATTTGCCCTtcttttgcattattttttacatgatGTCATCCATCGTAGATTATGTAAATGGCGGGGAGCTCTTCACACACCTGGTGCAAAGGGTGCGTTTTAAGGAGCAAGAAGTAGCCCTGTACAGTGGAGAGATTGTGTTGGCACTGGAGCATCTGCACAAGGTGAGGCTCACATTCAACACAAGCTGCAACAACATAAGTTATATATTGATTTATAACGATAATGACccgctttttttcttttttttccctctgttaCAGCTTGGGATCGTCTACCGGGATCTGAAGCTTGAGAATATTTTACTTGATTCAAGCGGACATATTGTTCTCACAGATTTTGGTCTTAGTAAAGAATTTGATCAGGTATGTCTCAACATGTTTAATCACCTCAGTCCTTATACTCAGGACTGTAAAAGTTGAAGGGAGCTCAACTTCAAAATTATAAGCTATATTCACTTATGAGTGTGTTTCCATAATAGATTTAGAACAATAGAattagttgtgtttttgtttctcagTCAGCTTTTAACCTTGAGTAGTGGGGATCTAAGTTATAACAATTTTCACATGAGAGAAATCTGTATTTGCGTTTTCATCTCTGGTTTGAAGCTGGCATGCTCACTTGGAAAAAGATGATGTAATGTATTTCAATGCACCAATCAGAGTTTAGTAACATTTTTATCTAAATCTGATGACAgctgtgagtttttttttttgtttttatttctgcgTACGTTGCCAGGCTACTGTCAATCACATCTGATCAAACCACCCACCCCCGCTCAATCCTGACAAAGAAGATTAGctgagttttttatttatttattcttaaactCCTGATAAATAAGACTAAGATCTTTTTTTCCTGAACTTTAATCTTTTATGGGGTTTAATTTTGTTCCGATCTGTCCTAGTTCTGACTATGAGCAGGCATTTTATAATACATAGTAGTCTTGGAATGCAAAGCCTAAGATCCCTCTgtattttttgttatatttgccctctaaaatgtgtgttgatgtgtgtgtggtttttttttacagatggaAAGGGCCTTTTCTGTCTGTGGCACCATTGAATATATGGCTCCAGAAATTGTGGAAGGAGGAGAGTCTGGACATGACAAGGTAATCTGTAGTTTGATCAAACTCAAGCGACCCAGAATCCTCCTCTCTGTACTCCCGAATGTGTGCGCTCTCCAGTGAGATTGTTCTTTTTAGTCCGCTAAGCCAAAAACTCACGGGTGGGTGCTTTCATGCATTCCAGGCGGTGGACTGGTGGAGCCTCGGCGTGTTGATGTACGAGCTTCTGACAGGCGGATCACCCTTCACTGTTGACGGAGATGagaactcacacacagacattgcCAAGTATGGATTCGCCCTGATCAGCTGCCACATTTTTCAGCTCTCCTTCAGTTATAATCTCTCTACAACACTGACCATATCTGTCTCGTACCTCACAGGAGGATTTCAAAAAGGGATCCTCCCTTCCCCAAAGATATGGGACCACTGGCCAAAGACCTCATCCAGCGACTCCTCATCAAAGATCCAAAGAAGAGATTAGGGTCAGGTCCTAATGGAGCAGAGAATGTAAAGAAACACCCGTTTTACCAGGTGGATTTCATTGCTTGTCTTATATATTCCATAATatttagggggaaaaaacttAATGGCAGGGTGGGATGTTAATATACATAATGGGGCCGCTTTGAGTGTGCAACATTTAGGAAAATAGGGTATTTGTGTAATCCTTTTTAGTAAAGATTGGGATGGAcctcagtgtttttctttttcttttttttcttttttttaaactcccaTTAGAAAATTAACTGGGAAGACTTGGCAGCTAAGAAGGTGCCCGCTCCGTTCAAGCCCGTGATTCGGGATGAGCTGGACGTCAGCAACTTCGCAGATGAGTTCACAGAGATGGACCCCACCTACTCCCCTGCAGCTCTGCCTCAGAACTGTGACCGCATCTTCCAGGTGGGAGGGAAGAGATATTAGAcaaccagacttttttttttttgttaacagaCAGGAATATTCCTTTAGTGCTCCTTGCAGGTCATTGCAGAGGATATCATCGGTATTTGCATTCGTTTGTTCCTATGTTTGTCTGAGCTTTGGTCGCAGACTGTGTTAAATGTTGACATGGGTGAAAAATCACATTATACATCTCCCACTTTTTGTCTGTGACTATATTTGACATACTCCACAGCAATTGAAGTAATCAAGTGAAGTTTTGAATGTCCTCAAAAGGTTGCTGTAAGTCAACATGAGTCTGTCTGTATGCATTGGTATTCAAATTGACTAAAGGGTCTTTTATTGGAGTAATTGCTGCCATATGCAGCTCTTATTGAAGTAACAGATGTGAATGACTATTTTTGATGTAGCTTTGAACCATAATATGGCCCACAACTCTGTGCCAGCTGATGCTGTCTGATGTATTGCATGAAATTTCAACTCTGATTGCCTTCTGGATCCTTGAGCTCGGTAGATCAATAGATCCATTAACTGGCTTCTCTCATGGAATAAAAGGTTACACTTTGAGAGCATCACCACGTCTGTCTCGGTTACGCCTTCAGTCTTTGATTGCCAACTTCATCTTGGCTTTTTTCGCTCTCAGCTGCCATTCACATAGCCTGAAATTTTGTGGTCTTTATAATTTGCAAGCCTAGCAATCTCTGAGATAACGACAGCAATCCCAATTTGATACCGTGCACTTGCTCCCCCACGGTGCCtcacaaaacaaaattaaaattgcATTAAGAGCGCCAAGATGTAATTTCACAGCAGAGCAATCAAATATTCAAGCCCGGCAATTTAGGGCATCTCATTCATTCAacatccatccttccgtccatccATGGCTGTCACTACATAccacacagctgtgtgtgtatcgATGTAAAAGGGATAGAAAGATTAATGCCAACTTCGAGCTCTGGGGTCCCCACAGCTGGAATTAAGCAGGCAGCGCTTCACAATGACAGGTTGAACAATAGGAACAGCTGGACAGCTTCTGTCAGCCACAAAATTACCAGATTTGGAATTACTGTAGGGCTGGCAGGCTTATTTGATATAgaaatatttgaatttaaaaatgtaatagtttttaaaagaaatatacaaCTGTATTTAAatctatatgtgtgtaaaatacatAATGTGCCCATAAATATCTATACAGTAAAATGTCATCAGTATGATGTTTTTGAGGCTTTAAACTGCAGCAGTGGAAgtttcctctccctctgtccatATAGCCCAGCTACACTTTATGTCATGGTGAAATGTAAACACTTAAAgttcatgtgttttgttttttttgtgcaggGCTACTCTTTCATGGCCCCCTCCATCCTGTTCAAGAGGAATGTGGTGATGGACGACCCTGTCCAGCTGTGTGGCGGCTCTGAGAGGCCGGGCTCTGCTGCAGTGGCCCGCAGCGCCATGATGAAGGTAAGATGAATGGACTTGGATCCCCCTGTACAAACACACTTAAGCTAATGGCTGCTGTCTCAGACagatgcaattttttttgtACTTCCTCTCTATTCcacacaaacttttttttttttcctactgcACTTGTGTTACTGCACTCAGGTCCAGTTGGGATGAGCCTGTTTATTTAATGATGTTTATCATGCAAGCACTTATCTATCTGTGCAACATAATGCTTTTTCAGAAGGATGAAAGCATTGCTTTTACTGCATTTGAGTTTTGAGTTTTCTCAATAACATCCTGGGTACCTGCTGGTATTGAAATTTtgaaaaaatcatgtttaattGAGTGATATTAAATTGAGCTGTCTGAGTTGCTacgattagtcaattaattcattagttctgaaatattgaattaatcaccaactattttaatcaattaatcgtgTGAAGTCATTTATTAAGAAAAAAGCtgaagcttctcaaatgtgaatattttctggtttattcgGTCTTGTGTGACAGttaactaaatatctttggttTGTGGATTGTTGGTCggaacaaaagaaaagatttgtCCCTGTGAGCTCAGctggggaaacagtgattggttaatcaagaaaataatcaatagattatttgatgatgaaaataatcataagTTGCAGCCCAGTGGGGATTTGTTATATatgttcatgcttttatttatataagtcTAGCACACAGAAGTGTTTTAACAATGCTTTGACCAATGTCGGGTTAATCAACAAAGTCTTGGATTTTTAAACTGAATCAGTCACACGCTTGATAAGAAAGGAAGTTTTTGCCAGTCAGGTAGCTGTGTGCTCCAAATGTGCTCAGCTCAGCTCTTTGTCGTTATGCCATTTCCTGCCAACAGGAAGCTGGTTTGCCATGTAATGATTTCAGATCTGTAAAACTAGGTATCTTGTGTGACACCACTTCCATGTTTATCTTTTTGTACTCAAATGACTTTTGACATTACACGAGACTGGTTTCATGACTTTGTGTAATATATATGttacacaaaagaaagaaaaaatcacTTGCCAAccttttaatgttcatttaattAAAGACATAACAACATTGAGGTAATTATGTAATTGAGATCAGTTTAGATTTCTATTATTGGACTCTTTGGTGATGTTTGTTCACTGTTCTCTCCTCCAGGACTCACCTTTCTATATGACTTATGAGATGGACCTGAAGGACAGCGTTCTGGGGGAGGGCAGCTTCTCCATCTGCAGACGATGCACACACAAGAAGACTGGACAGAAATACGCAGTCAAGATTGTCAGCAAGAGGTACGAGCTCACAGCCGGGGTTTGTCCAGCTAGATGCTTTTGGCTTGATGTCATGTTTATAATTTCAGtggataaatgtgtttgtgagcCACCCTCTTCCTCTTGCTGGCAAATATTGTAGCCGTTGTCAGGCAACAACTTTGATAACAtctttaacaaaacaaaacaaaaaaaagggagtgaaatttaaaatgtgttaaactgAAGAATGCAAAATGTCATAATTTCAAACATTATATTTT
This is a stretch of genomic DNA from Scomber japonicus isolate fScoJap1 chromosome 16, fScoJap1.pri, whole genome shotgun sequence. It encodes these proteins:
- the rps6ka5 gene encoding ribosomal protein S6 kinase alpha-5 isoform X1, which translates into the protein MPSPMEGSSREGDLFTVKHELKNANLTGHVERVGIENFELLKVLGTGAYGKVFLVRKVSGHDAGKLYAMKVLKKATIVQKAKTAEHTRTERQVLEHIRQSPFLVTLHYAFQTDTKLHLILDYVNGGELFTHLVQRVRFKEQEVALYSGEIVLALEHLHKLGIVYRDLKLENILLDSSGHIVLTDFGLSKEFDQMERAFSVCGTIEYMAPEIVEGGESGHDKAVDWWSLGVLMYELLTGGSPFTVDGDENSHTDIAKRISKRDPPFPKDMGPLAKDLIQRLLIKDPKKRLGSGPNGAENVKKHPFYQKINWEDLAAKKVPAPFKPVIRDELDVSNFADEFTEMDPTYSPAALPQNCDRIFQGYSFMAPSILFKRNVVMDDPVQLCGGSERPGSAAVARSAMMKDSPFYMTYEMDLKDSVLGEGSFSICRRCTHKKTGQKYAVKIVSKRMEAQTQREIAALKLCDGHPNIVKLHEIYHDQLHTYLVLELLGGGELLERIRRKQHFSETEASRIMRKLVSAVSHMHDVGVVHRDLKPENLLFTDESENSEIKIIDFGFARLKPPDNQLLKTPCFTLQYAAPEILKYDGYDESCDLWSLGVILYTMLSGQVPFQCQEKSLTHTSAEEIMKKIKQGDFSFEGEAWRNVSQQAKDLIQELLTVDPNKRIKMCGLRYNAWLQDDSQLSSNPLMTPDILGSSTVSVHTYVKATFNAFNKCKREGFRLQTVDKAPLAKRRKMKKTSTSTETRSSSSESTHSSSSSSQSQEKTFPEGDANPQPSNSTPLTTPANTPVALGMDSVHQQAPPAFHFSEGQ